The sequence below is a genomic window from Acidilobus saccharovorans 345-15.
GGCCAGAGAAGGTATCTAAGGAAGAACGAGGGCTACGGCAGCAAGAGGAAGCCCGAGCAGAAGAGGTTCGCAAAGACCACTAAGAAGGTCGTGCTGCTCATTACCTGTACAAAATGCGGCTATAAGAGGCACATACTCGGTATAAGGCTCAAGAAGATAGAGCTCACCGAGGTCATGAGGTGAGCCCTTTATGTCTATGATCGCGGGAGTCCCGAGGAGAAAGATACTAGTTCCCGAGCCCAGGAGCAGGTTCTTGTTAGTAGTCTGCCCTAACTGCGGCCATAAGCAGGTGGTATTCAGCCACGCCACGTTCCCCGTACGCTGCCTCACGTGCGGAACCCTTCTAGTCAGACCCACGGGAGGCAAGGCAAAGATCCTGGGCAAAGTAGAAAGCGTATTGGCATAAGCGGCTCCTTACTACAGCGCGCCTTGCTAATATTTATTAAAAATACTACTATTCCCCTGAATTGCTCATAGTTCTTAGCATGTACCTGTATTTCACATACTTATCGTCAGGGGAGAACCTCGGCGGGTGGGGCACCCTTAAGGCGCCCCCGCAGTAGGGGCACCTGTCAGTACTTAGCGTGTACCTGCCGCATACCGAGCATCTCCTTAGAAGCCACCTCATTTTCAAGCCCCTTACTCGCGGAGTCTCTCCAACGAGAACTCGACGCCTAGCTCCTTCGCTGCTCTAGACATTACCTCCTCCAGGCCTTGAGCTAGCTGCTCAAGCTCCTTGTAGTCGACTCCCATGAGGTCTATTCTATACCTTGGGGCTCCGATGGCATATATCTTTACTGATACGGAGCTATCCCCCTTAGAAGCAACGGCCTCCTCTGCGGACTTGAGCACTGCCTTTATCTTTTCTATGCCGTCGGGGCTCAAACTCTTAACTGTAGCCAGTAGGCTCACTTTAACCTTCTTAACTTCAACGTACTTCTTGGCTGCCTCGGCCAACGGCTTTAGCCACTCCTCGGGCACGCCAGCCGCGGCCAGAGGCTGCTCACCCTCGGTAGCGGCCATCTCTAACGCTGTCATGACATCACCATACTTGTCCTCAAGCCTCCATATGACTTCTGCGTATGCTTGCTTCTCGGCCTTCTTCAGCTCCTTCGCTATCATCAGTATTATGTTTACGGCCTTTTGAGTTCTCTTCCACCACGTCATCTTCTTTCTGCGCTCATCGTCTGTGACCTTCTTCAGGCTAACGTCTACTTGGCCCTTGGCCCTGTTAACCCTTATTACCTTGACTGCGACCCGCTCGTTAACTTTAATCACGTCGTCTATTGATTTAAACGAGCGACTAGAGACCTCAACCCATGGAAGGAACGCCCTAAGGCCGTTAAACTCGTCAAGCTCTAAGTAGGCCCCATAGTCGTGAAGCTCCTTCACAGTACCTACAACGACCTCCCCTACGTCAGGCAGCTGCCTCCTGTTTAGCAGGGGCATCTACTCTCTCCTCCTTCTCCATATATTTCCATAGTTGCGTGAACTTAAGCTATTAGCCTCCTTAAAGCCATATTGACTATGCCGACTCTCTTTTCCTGGCGTTCGCGTTTATTTCTATGAAGGCTTTAACCTGAGCGTATAGCCCGTCCTTCTCGAGGCCCCTCCTCAGCCTGTAAAGCCTTTCATGCGAGACCCCTAGCCGTTTAGCTGCCCTGTAAGGGGGGAGGCCTTCTGACATGGCGTAGATGAGAAGGAGCAGGCTTTCCAAGGCGCCGCTGCTGGTGAGCCTCTTCCTGAACTTAGAGTCGCTGCAAAGGCTTTCTACCAGTCTTAGCATCCAAGGAGAGGTTGCTATCAAGGCGGCCACTTCCTTGGGAAGCCTTATTTCCTTAGATTTTCCTGAGCATTCCGCGATGATAGTATCACCATTAAGTTTTAGCTTGGCTCTCTCTGCTGACATTAATCCCTCAGGCTAGCTGTGCAAGGCCTTTTAATATAAAGTTCTTGACTTATCGGCCTCCTTTAGCTTTATTAGTCCGCGCCTCAGGTTCCACAGGACCCAGCAGGAGAAGCAAATTGCCCCCGGCATCGCCTGACGCCATAGCTAGGAAGCTAATTGAGATGCTAAAGAGAAGAAGGCCGGAGCTAGAGGCCGTCTTAGACGAGATGTCAAAAAACAGGGAGGGCCAGAGGGAGCTAGCGCGCGCCTTCTCGCAGGCATATGAGGTCTATCTGAAGTCTTTAAGGCTAGAGGAGGCCTTTGACTTTCTGGTAAAATACCTGGAGACCGCATATGATGATTACAGCGAGCTAGACTAATAACGCAGGTTGTGCAAGACGTGATGTTGCACTAGTGGGGCCGCTAAAGCTTGGATATAGCATTAAGCAGCTGCTCCGCGGCCTCGGAGGCCCTGCCCTCGCGGTTAATAATTATCGTCAGCAGGGATCCGGCCTGAACGGCGCTGGCCATGGCTGCTGACCTGGCTATATCCATTAGCTGACGAACGCCCTCCTCCCCGCCAAAGTCCGACCTGTACCTCGTAGCGTCACGCTGCTGCCTTGCAACTATTTCCTTTGGGTCCGCCTCTATAACGACTATCATATCAGGCCTGAGGCTGTTAATTACGTTGCTTGGAAGGCCCGGTAAATAGCCCAAAGGGGTCTTAATTATAGCATGGGTGTCTACTATCAGGTAATCCCCCTCTTTGAGGTCGCTGCCGGCCTCCTCAATAATTGAGGAGGCCGCGATATCTTGAAGTTCCAACTGCTCTCTGAAGCTGAGGTACCTTATCTGGTCCCTGTTCTTTATTAAGCCCTTCCTAACAGCGTTGTCTAGCATGAAATCGCCAAAGTTCAGCACCCTGAGTCTGAGCCCCCTCTCCTTGGCTTTTTCCTGAAGCAGGGAGAGAACTGTAGTCTTACCTACTCCGGGGACTCCTGTGACTACAATAACCTTGAAGGGGTTTCGCTTGACCCCGCTCGCAGGCATCACTCGCCCACCAACTTCCTTATCAGTGGATAGGCCTCGAGGGCTCTCTCATACGTTATTATCGAGTAGTACTGGTAGACTATGCCCACCGCGAGCAGAAGGCCGACGCCGCCGCCGTAGGCTCCGAAGAACGCCGCGACCACAGCTATGGCACCTACTATCAGGCTACTGAGCGACGTTAAGGGATATATATACCTTGCAAGCACGCTCTCCAATACCCTGGGGTTCCTTCTCATACCGGGTATCTCGAGACCTCCCTTTATCAGGGACTCAGCCTGCGAGCTAGGGTTAAGGCCCGCCACTTCGACCCATACATAACCAAAGGCTACCGAGAGCAACATCCACGATATAGCGAAGACCACGGACCTCAGGGGGTCTAGCACCGTCTCCACAAGCCCATTGGGCGGCGACAGGTAGAAGACTATGCCGCTGTAGACCTTATAGACCAGCGAGCTAATGCCGAAGAACCTCGCCAGGGGTGCCTCAAAGAGCTGGAGGTCAGCCACTAAAATCGCCAAGAGGAGCACCGGTATGTTGGTCACGTAGATGAACTGAAGCGGCACCTTAGTCCTTATGCCTCTGAGCTGCGATGATGTTACAGGTATCTCAACCATCATGGCCTGAAGGTAGACGAGCAATATAACTATTGCAAACGTGGCCAGCAGGCCTGTTACGTCAGGGAAGCCGTTAGCCCTTGTAAGCACTATGAATGGATCCCTGTCATAGATGAGGGCCGGGACTACTCCAAAGTCCAGCGCCAGCCTCGGGACAAATCCAAATATGTCCCAGACCACTGTCTGAGCTACCATAGCTAATATGAAGAGGCTTATGGCGCTCCCCAGCCCCCAGCCCTTTTGAAGGGCCTCATCCATCAATATCACTATGTAGCTGGCGGCCACTAGCTGAACTACCACTAGTGCCTTAACCACTGGGGACACGGGAGTCCCAGCGGGCCAGAACATCCCGCTGAGGGTGACTACCAGCGCCTCAGCAACGGCGAACAACACTGCCAGCGTCTTCATGGCTCCTGTGAACTTGACCTGATCATCAGGGTTCGTGAGGTCTATGTCTATTAGTTTAGCGCCGGCCAGCACCTCAAGTATGAGGCCAGCCGTAACTATGGGTCCTATGCCCAGCTGCATCAGAGTTCCAACGCTGCTTGCGAAGATTATGTTCTCAAGAGTTATAGTTGTGGCTGCCGTAGGGCTCACTGGCACGCCGTAAAGGGGTATGTTGCTCATTATAAGGTATAGAACCAACACTATACCTGTCCAGGCAAGTCTCCTGGTCAAGCTTAACTTCTGCGAGGGCTTTGATACCGTTGGCAGGTACTCCGAGATATTGGATAAGGCGTCAAGCACTCCCAATTAGAGTCCCTCTTCCCAGCGCGTCGCTGCCAGAACGCTTAAAATGCTTTACGAAGCGATTGCCTTGCAAGCCTTTTACGTGCGGAGCGCCGCGCAAACCTTTAAGAAACCCGACAATAGCTAGGAAGATGGTGCGGGGGTGCCCGAGCCTGGTCAAAGGGGACGGGCTCAGAACCCGTTGGCGTAGGCCTGCGTGGGTTCGAAGCCCACCCCCCGCACCATAAGTTAGAAAAAGGCATTCTGCAGGGCCCCCTTAAACAGAAATAATTTTAATGCTATCAGCCTTCAAGTGGACTTCACGGGCTGTAGTGTTTGCATGAGGGCTTCGATCCCTTAGGGTGGCTCGAGCTTTCAACGCAGTTTAGGGATAAGAAATTCATTAATTATGATGACCTTAGAATACCTTCCCTCCCGGCGATCTTAAACAACGCGGGCATAAAGTCTGTCGAGGGCCCTAGGGGATTAAACCTAAGGTGGTCCTGCTGCGGCCTTTACGAGGTTATTGTAAACAGGGGCAGCCTGGAGTCAGAGCTACCAGCCTCTCCTAAACCACTGAGCTTCTATATGCGCCCCCTGGTACTGCACAAGTTAGAGCGCGACAATATTTATATGAACCCCTTCTCCTGGGACGTTAAAGACGTTGTACCACTCTATGGCAGCGATTTAAGCCCAGTGGCCTTAGCAGCTATTAATGGCGCCAGATGGTCAAGGCTTAAGGTGCTTGAGGTCTTAGACTTAGAGTCCCTTAGATCTAAGGAGGGCCCTGCGACAGAGCCTAAAGTGTCGTTACAGCCCTTTAGCTTAGTGCTCCCTTCTAAGGCAGAGGTCCTTGGCATTGATGTTATTAGAGTTCTCAAGGCTAGTGACTTCCTCTTAGCCCGCCTCACTGATAATGTCCTGGTGCTCCCTCTGGCTCATTCATCTAAGCTTGCCTTAAGGGTTGACACTTCGCGTTACGACATTAAGGCTTCGGTTCTCTACCCCTTTGCTTACTTTGAGGATGTTTACAGGCCCGGGGATGCCATAGAAGCCAACAGCGTAGTGTTAAGGCAGCCGAGACCCTTGTCCATCTCTTCAAGCTCCCCGATTAGGGTTGAGTTTAGGGAGGGTTACGTTAACCTAGAGCTTCAAGGAGTTACATACATAGGCGAGGGGGATGAGCCGCAGGCCATAAGGCAACTACTGCAGCTAACTGTGGGCTACCTACAGTGGAGCGCCTCCCCAGGCTTTGTGAGTTCGGGCTCCTCATCAGCCGTGATCTACGACCTTGCCCCTGATTCAAAGAAAATGGGCTTTGTTGTAATTAACCCCACTCGCTACGACTCAGAACTTGAGGCCAGACTAAATAGAGAAGTTGTGGAGGGAAGCGTTTGCTCCTCTATAGGATGTTACCCCTTAGAAAAGAGCCCCGCGGGCCTCCTTAGGGTTCCAGCCCCCAGGGGGTGCTACTGCTTCGTCACGCTAACCCTTGGAGTTCCCTCACATCCCTGAGGCTTCTCCCTCTGTCTTGGGCACCAGCTGGTCTAGCCTGTTCTCAGCCGCAGCCACCACGTAGTTTATGAAGTCCTCCTCATAGGGCACGCCTATGAATGACATGACGCCGTTCAGAGCTATGGCTGGGACGCTCATAACTCCATACTTTTCTGCTATGTCCATGTTCTCGTAGGCCTCTACTGTATCTGAAATTACCTTGGGGTTGTTCTGCTTCCAGGACTCATAGGCAAACATGTTAGCGAGTAACGCGGCGTAGGGGCAGTAGGGGCACGACGGGGTTACGACGGTCTCTATGTGCACTGAGCCCTTGAGAGAGGCCAGCTGCTTCTTCGTTTCGGGGTCGAGACCGCTCTCGCCCTCGCTAATCCTCATTATTGTCTCTATGAAGCCCCTTATCTCCTCGCCTGCAGGGGTTCCTGTGTACCTTATTACGCCGCCCAGCAGTGTTACGGTAGGGACCCTCTCAACGTTCTGCCTTTTGAACTCTTCAAGGTCCTCAGGCTTGGACTTGCTGAAGACCCTCAGCTGGAGCATCTTCTTGCCGTCGCGAACGGGCGAGGCGTCGGCTATGGTCTTAACAAGCTTGTACGCGTCCTCGCAGGTCTCGCAGCGTGAGGCATCATCTATGAACAGGTCCACGGTTACTGGCGATACCATGTATGCTAGCGTGTCCTTCAGCTCCTTTATTAGCTCCTCGTCGAGCTCCACATCAAAGTACCTTCCGGCCATTGACGCACACCAAACTACTTAGGTATCTTACTAGGAGCTTTTTAAGCACTAGTTTAGTTTAGTGCGCTGTAACCAAGGCCTGTCCAAGACATTAGCTTCCCTTAACTAGTACTAAACGGGCCTAGAGCGAATTAGATGACGTACATAGCTCACATTTTTAGCCTTAGTTAAGCCGCATACCTAGCGGGATCATGAAGGTGAAGCAGCACCTGCAACAGCCGCTGCCCATACGCCAGCCCTGCGAAGTGGCGGCCAAGGAGGTCATGCCGTCAATTAGGGCGTCCATAGCATATGTGCTGGTCAACGAGTTTAAATTATCTAAATACGAGGCCGCTAGACTCCTTGGCCTCACGCCCGCCGCAGTCTCAAACTACATAGAGGGAAGGCGCGGCGAAAAATACATGGCCAAAATACTTAACGACAAGGCCAAGGCTGAGAAGATAAGGGAAGCAGCAATGATAATTTTAGCATACTCTTCTGACGCTAAGAGCTCCGAAAGATTCCAGAACATAACTTGTGCTATTTGTAGCTCCGTCAACGAAGTTGCCCAGATGTATGGATGTCATTACCTTACCATGAAAAAGCCTGAGCAACTGCACGCTTAACACGTATCCACACGTACCACTTACTAGCTGCCCTCCCTGCACAACTTACTTCTTGAACGCCAGCTGTAACCGCTGAGGTCAACTTAAAAGCTTAGGCTATCAGGCGGCGTCAATTATCTTAGTGCAAGCTTGGTTGAATAACACCTTTAAAACTCGCGAATTATTAAACTAATATATAGCCGTCACCAAGAGTGCGGCAGGCTATGTACGAGGCCTCCAGGGAGTTCGTAAACAGGTCATTATATCTGCTAGCGGAAGTAGGGGACGTTATAGCGCTCAACTACCCCAGAAACCAGTTAAAAAGGACTGTGGACCTTGCACTTAAGAATAAAGAAAGCAGGGTGATTCTTGTTAAACTCGCATATAGCACCAGCCTAATAGGCAAAAGCGAGAGGGAGGAACTCAAAGGACTTTCATCAACGCTGAAGGTGAACTCTTTCATAGTGGCTGAACGCAAGGGAGATATTAAGTTAGTCGACGGCGTAGTGTATGATTACGAGGGTTCTAAGGTAATCAGTGTCGAGACCTTGATTAACTCTCTTGAGGGCGACCTGCCAGTAATATATGAGGATAGGGACAACTTTAAAGTAAAAGTTAATGGTGAAAAGTTGAGGCAAAAGAGGGAGCTGAAGGGTTATAGCCTTGGCACCATGGCTAGGTTGGCCAAGGTTTCTAGAAAGGCCATCTATGACTATGAGAGGGGCAGCATAAAGCCAACTCTTGACGTGGCTGAGAGGCTGATAAATGAGCTTGGAGAGGACATAGTTGCTAGCATAGACATATTTGATCCTTCAGAGGAAATACTGTCTGGCTCCAAGCCGTCTCATGGAACGGACTTCGACGATCAGATGGAGGTAGAGATGGTTAGAAGGCTCAGGGGACTTATGCTTGACGTTTGCCACGCGAGGAGAGCGCCGCTTGATATATGCCTCTCCGGCAGTAACCTTAGGGCCCTAGTAACTATATCGCACGGCGGCGAAAAACCTAAGGACTTTAATGATAAAGTGACAAACATGTTAAGAATGGCGAAGTCAATCAAAGGTGAAGGCTTCGTGGTTGTGGAGCCAAGCCTTAGAGAGCTGGCCAAAGAGCTTAATGAGCCCGAAAAGGTCTTCACTCTAGAGGAGTTCATAGATTTCATAGGTGGGAAGGTTGCAGAAAAAACTGATAGCCATAACTGGAAGGCCAGGAATAGGAAAGACAACACTGGCTCAGACAATAGCAAGTGAGCTAGTTAGCATGGGCTGTTCCCTGGGCGGGTTCACGACACCAGAGCTACGGGAAGGAGGGATCAGGAGGGGGTTTCTGGTAAAGAGCGTGGACGGCTCGAGGTCTGTACTCCTAGCAAGCGTGACGCCCGCGCCCCAGGGGCTGAGAGTCGGAAGATATTACGTAGACCCTGCGGCGGAGGGCAAGGTGCTCTCAATATTAGAGG
It includes:
- a CDS encoding 30S ribosomal protein S27e, encoding MIAGVPRRKILVPEPRSRFLLVVCPNCGHKQVVFSHATFPVRCLTCGTLLVRPTGGKAKILGKVESVLA
- a CDS encoding translation initiation factor IF-2 subunit alpha, which produces MPLLNRRQLPDVGEVVVGTVKELHDYGAYLELDEFNGLRAFLPWVEVSSRSFKSIDDVIKVNERVAVKVIRVNRAKGQVDVSLKKVTDDERRKKMTWWKRTQKAVNIILMIAKELKKAEKQAYAEVIWRLEDKYGDVMTALEMAATEGEQPLAAAGVPEEWLKPLAEAAKKYVEVKKVKVSLLATVKSLSPDGIEKIKAVLKSAEEAVASKGDSSVSVKIYAIGAPRYRIDLMGVDYKELEQLAQGLEEVMSRAAKELGVEFSLERLRE
- the pdo gene encoding protein disulfide oxidoreductase, with the protein product MAGRYFDVELDEELIKELKDTLAYMVSPVTVDLFIDDASRCETCEDAYKLVKTIADASPVRDGKKMLQLRVFSKSKPEDLEEFKRQNVERVPTVTLLGGVIRYTGTPAGEEIRGFIETIMRISEGESGLDPETKKQLASLKGSVHIETVVTPSCPYCPYAALLANMFAYESWKQNNPKVISDTVEAYENMDIAEKYGVMSVPAIALNGVMSFIGVPYEEDFINYVVAAAENRLDQLVPKTEGEASGM
- the secY gene encoding preprotein translocase subunit SecY, coding for MGVLDALSNISEYLPTVSKPSQKLSLTRRLAWTGIVLVLYLIMSNIPLYGVPVSPTAATTITLENIIFASSVGTLMQLGIGPIVTAGLILEVLAGAKLIDIDLTNPDDQVKFTGAMKTLAVLFAVAEALVVTLSGMFWPAGTPVSPVVKALVVVQLVAASYIVILMDEALQKGWGLGSAISLFILAMVAQTVVWDIFGFVPRLALDFGVVPALIYDRDPFIVLTRANGFPDVTGLLATFAIVILLVYLQAMMVEIPVTSSQLRGIRTKVPLQFIYVTNIPVLLLAILVADLQLFEAPLARFFGISSLVYKVYSGIVFYLSPPNGLVETVLDPLRSVVFAISWMLLSVAFGYVWVEVAGLNPSSQAESLIKGGLEIPGMRRNPRVLESVLARYIYPLTSLSSLIVGAIAVVAAFFGAYGGGVGLLLAVGIVYQYYSIITYERALEAYPLIRKLVGE
- a CDS encoding RNA-protein complex protein Nop10, which produces MRWLLRRCSVCGRYTLSTDRCPYCGGALRVPHPPRFSPDDKYVKYRYMLRTMSNSGE
- a CDS encoding 50S ribosomal protein L44e; translated protein: MKFPKTIRTYCPRCKTHTEHTVAIYKAGKRRTLSEGQRRYLRKNEGYGSKRKPEQKRFAKTTKKVVLLITCTKCGYKRHILGIRLKKIELTEVMR
- a CDS encoding transcriptional regulator, encoding MKVKQHLQQPLPIRQPCEVAAKEVMPSIRASIAYVLVNEFKLSKYEAARLLGLTPAAVSNYIEGRRGEKYMAKILNDKAKAEKIREAAMIILAYSSDAKSSERFQNITCAICSSVNEVAQMYGCHYLTMKKPEQLHA
- a CDS encoding adenylate kinase, encoding MPASGVKRNPFKVIVVTGVPGVGKTTVLSLLQEKAKERGLRLRVLNFGDFMLDNAVRKGLIKNRDQIRYLSFREQLELQDIAASSIIEEAGSDLKEGDYLIVDTHAIIKTPLGYLPGLPSNVINSLRPDMIVVIEADPKEIVARQQRDATRYRSDFGGEEGVRQLMDIARSAAMASAVQAGSLLTIIINREGRASEAAEQLLNAISKL
- a CDS encoding helix-turn-helix domain-containing protein, translating into MIATSPWMLRLVESLCSDSKFRKRLTSSGALESLLLLIYAMSEGLPPYRAAKRLGVSHERLYRLRRGLEKDGLYAQVKAFIEINANARKRESA
- a CDS encoding transcriptional regulator — translated: MYEASREFVNRSLYLLAEVGDVIALNYPRNQLKRTVDLALKNKESRVILVKLAYSTSLIGKSEREELKGLSSTLKVNSFIVAERKGDIKLVDGVVYDYEGSKVISVETLINSLEGDLPVIYEDRDNFKVKVNGEKLRQKRELKGYSLGTMARLAKVSRKAIYDYERGSIKPTLDVAERLINELGEDIVASIDIFDPSEEILSGSKPSHGTDFDDQMEVEMVRRLRGLMLDVCHARRAPLDICLSGSNLRALVTISHGGEKPKDFNDKVTNMLRMAKSIKGEGFVVVEPSLRELAKELNEPEKVFTLEEFIDFIGGKVAEKTDSHNWKARNRKDNTGSDNSK